In Natronomonas halophila, one DNA window encodes the following:
- a CDS encoding ribonuclease HI family protein, with amino-acid sequence MTDDPLPAEHLSPLATLVDDVLAGVGYEVAAATDAIDGAVPGYGGLFDPETTPDELRSALESLLASGLSRPPVPEVTSDTFVLYVDGSSRGNPGPAGAGAVIMDAAEDELARLCRPVGSRAGNNTAEYVALQLGLAELVARYEPHRLEVRIDSMTVIRDVWGGEDPTEPGVETYSEAVGAALSNIPDHQYTHLADSDPNPADALATVGADIAAFGP; translated from the coding sequence GTGACCGACGACCCCCTCCCCGCCGAACACCTCTCGCCGCTCGCCACGCTCGTCGACGACGTACTCGCGGGCGTCGGCTACGAGGTGGCCGCCGCCACCGACGCCATCGACGGCGCAGTCCCCGGGTATGGCGGCCTATTCGACCCCGAAACCACGCCGGACGAGTTGCGTTCCGCGCTCGAAAGTCTGCTGGCGTCGGGGCTCTCTCGGCCGCCCGTCCCCGAGGTGACGAGCGATACCTTCGTCCTCTACGTCGACGGCAGTTCACGCGGCAATCCCGGCCCCGCAGGTGCGGGCGCCGTCATCATGGACGCCGCGGAGGACGAACTCGCCCGGCTCTGTCGGCCCGTCGGCTCCCGGGCGGGGAACAACACCGCCGAGTACGTCGCCCTCCAGCTCGGCCTCGCCGAACTGGTGGCTCGCTACGAGCCACACAGGCTGGAAGTGCGTATCGATTCGATGACGGTTATCCGAGACGTCTGGGGCGGCGAGGACCCGACGGAACCGGGCGTCGAGACGTACAGCGAGGCTGTCGGAGCGGCACTATCGAACATCCCGGACCACCAGTACACGCATCTGGCCGACAGCGACCCGAACCCCGCCGACGCGCTGGCGACGGTCGGAGCCGATATCGCAGCCTTCGGCCCCTGA
- a CDS encoding phosphotransacetylase family protein, translating into MSCLVTSTEPSAGKTAVALALATAAEERGERVGYMKPKGTRLGSAVDETLDSDPLLAREVLDLDAATSEMEPLVYSPAFLQEVVRGNEAPETLRERVGSAFERLEDEHDRVVVEGSGSPASGASIGLTDADLAEKLDATVILVAHYEEPADIDDILAAADRFGDRLGGVLFNAVPDAAFDDLASDVVPFLEARGVRVYGTIPYQADLAGVSVADLADELGAEALTDVSGTDALVQRFVVGAMTANEALERLSGVRDAALVTGGDRADIQTTVLEASGVRCLLLTGGIRPPDAVLERAESAGVPVLLARTDTKTTLDRAKRVLRSGRTRETATVDRMGELLRDYADVDAMLAPR; encoded by the coding sequence ATGTCGTGTCTCGTCACCTCCACGGAACCGAGCGCCGGCAAGACCGCCGTCGCGCTGGCGCTGGCCACCGCGGCCGAAGAGCGCGGCGAACGCGTCGGTTACATGAAGCCGAAGGGGACACGCCTCGGGTCAGCCGTCGACGAGACGCTCGATTCGGACCCGCTGCTCGCCCGTGAGGTGCTGGACCTCGATGCCGCCACCAGCGAGATGGAACCGCTCGTCTACTCGCCGGCCTTCCTGCAGGAGGTCGTCCGCGGGAACGAGGCCCCCGAAACGCTCCGCGAGCGCGTCGGGTCGGCCTTCGAGCGCCTCGAAGACGAGCATGACCGCGTGGTCGTCGAAGGCAGTGGCTCGCCCGCGAGCGGCGCCAGTATCGGCCTGACTGACGCCGACCTCGCCGAGAAACTCGATGCGACGGTCATCCTCGTCGCACACTACGAGGAACCCGCCGACATCGACGATATCCTCGCCGCGGCCGACCGCTTCGGCGACCGGCTCGGCGGCGTCCTCTTCAACGCCGTCCCCGACGCGGCCTTCGACGACCTCGCCAGTGACGTCGTCCCGTTCCTCGAAGCACGTGGCGTCCGCGTCTACGGCACTATCCCGTATCAGGCCGACCTCGCCGGCGTCTCCGTTGCGGACCTCGCCGATGAGTTGGGCGCCGAAGCCTTGACCGACGTGTCGGGCACCGACGCACTCGTCCAGCGGTTCGTCGTCGGCGCGATGACCGCGAACGAGGCGCTCGAAAGGCTCAGCGGGGTCCGGGACGCCGCGCTGGTCACCGGGGGCGACCGGGCGGACATCCAGACGACCGTTCTGGAGGCCTCCGGCGTCCGCTGTCTGCTCTTGACTGGGGGCATCCGCCCGCCCGACGCCGTCCTCGAACGTGCCGAATCGGCCGGCGTGCCCGTGCTCCTCGCGCGGACAGATACGAAAACGACCCTCGACCGCGCGAAGCGAGTCCTCCGTTCGGGACGGACCCGCGAGACGGCCACCGTCGATAGGATGGGCGAGTTGCTCCGTGATTACGCCGACGTCGATGCGATGCTCGCTCCGCGCTGA
- a CDS encoding class I SAM-dependent methyltransferase, with amino-acid sequence MDDAFGAMVRDYHRDAYDGSGRYRSHTGETRDGHPEWYFSESFPAETEAALDRVRETEGLVVDAGCGAGSHALTLQRSGADVLATDVSEGALRVADERGVDRIARADLQSLPAVADCVFLAGTQFGLGGTVEAFQETLDALAATTEPGGRVVGDLKDPFAVADNHVAGREELREFDTRAGIAHRRMRTEYRDLVGPWLDLLCLTPEAAREAVVPTAWSVTEVIEGDGARYFLVLDR; translated from the coding sequence ATGGACGACGCCTTCGGTGCGATGGTCCGGGATTACCACCGCGACGCCTACGACGGCAGCGGTCGCTATCGGAGTCACACCGGCGAAACGAGGGACGGCCATCCCGAGTGGTATTTCAGCGAGTCGTTCCCGGCCGAAACAGAGGCCGCACTGGACCGCGTCCGCGAGACCGAGGGACTGGTCGTCGACGCCGGTTGCGGGGCCGGCTCGCACGCGCTGACCCTCCAGCGCAGTGGGGCCGACGTGCTCGCAACCGACGTCAGCGAGGGAGCGCTCCGCGTCGCCGACGAGCGGGGCGTCGACCGCATCGCACGAGCGGACCTGCAATCGCTTCCAGCCGTCGCCGACTGCGTCTTTCTCGCCGGGACGCAGTTCGGCCTCGGCGGCACCGTCGAAGCGTTTCAGGAGACGCTCGATGCGCTCGCGGCCACGACCGAACCCGGGGGTCGCGTCGTCGGGGACCTCAAGGACCCCTTCGCAGTCGCCGACAATCACGTCGCGGGCAGGGAAGAACTCCGGGAGTTCGACACCCGGGCCGGTATCGCGCACCGACGGATGCGGACCGAATACCGCGACCTCGTTGGGCCGTGGCTCGATTTGTTGTGTCTGACCCCCGAGGCCGCTCGCGAGGCCGTTGTGCCGACCGCGTGGTCGGTGACGGAAGTCATCGAAGGCGACGGCGCGCGCTACTTCCTGGTGTTGGACCGATAG
- a CDS encoding metal ABC transporter solute-binding protein, Zn/Mn family: MSPTRRSLLQSGAGLLAASAAGCLDTSTQGGEGVESGYAAFFTLHEWAEAVSDDIASFEDPVDVGQMGHGWEPTGNITADIAATDAFVYLDSPEFGWAQDVAATLEADYENVAVIDALAGLEDRLIRGDHEHGNGEDGHEENHTEDDHEATDTESHDEGAFDPHVWTDPVLAGEMVGNIADGLAAADPEHETAFQENADAYQSDLEALDESFETMVSEADRETAVLAGHNSFQYLEARYGFELHTPVAISPKAQPSQSDIADTIAFVDDNAIDVILYDRFESPNLAETIVENSNAEKTRAVSPAAGTTPEWNDRDWGYLDQMTELNLPAFREALGAA; this comes from the coding sequence ATGTCACCGACACGTCGGTCGTTGCTGCAGAGTGGGGCGGGCCTTCTCGCCGCCAGCGCCGCGGGGTGTCTGGACACGTCCACACAGGGCGGCGAGGGCGTCGAGTCGGGCTATGCTGCCTTCTTCACCCTCCACGAGTGGGCGGAGGCGGTCAGCGACGATATCGCGAGTTTCGAGGACCCCGTCGACGTCGGCCAGATGGGCCACGGCTGGGAGCCGACGGGCAACATCACCGCCGATATCGCTGCAACTGACGCCTTCGTCTATCTCGATTCCCCGGAATTCGGCTGGGCACAGGACGTCGCCGCGACGCTGGAGGCCGACTACGAGAACGTCGCCGTCATCGACGCGCTGGCCGGCCTCGAAGACCGACTCATCAGGGGCGACCACGAACACGGGAACGGAGAAGACGGCCACGAGGAGAACCACACCGAGGACGACCACGAGGCAACCGATACGGAAAGCCACGACGAGGGTGCGTTCGACCCCCACGTCTGGACGGACCCCGTCCTCGCAGGGGAGATGGTCGGCAACATCGCCGATGGTCTCGCGGCCGCCGACCCCGAACACGAGACGGCCTTTCAGGAGAACGCCGATGCGTATCAGTCGGACCTCGAAGCCCTCGATGAGTCTTTCGAGACGATGGTTTCGGAGGCCGACCGCGAGACCGCCGTTCTCGCCGGTCACAACTCCTTTCAGTATCTCGAAGCCCGCTACGGATTCGAGCTTCACACGCCGGTCGCCATCTCCCCGAAGGCCCAGCCGAGCCAGTCTGACATCGCCGACACCATCGCGTTCGTCGACGACAACGCAATCGACGTCATCCTCTATGACCGCTTCGAGTCGCCGAACCTCGCCGAAACCATCGTCGAGAACAGCAACGCCGAGAAGACCCGCGCGGTCAGCCCCGCCGCGGGCACCACGCCGGAGTGGAACGACCGCGACTGGGGGTATCTCGACCAGATGACCGAACTGAACCTGCCCGCCTTCCGGGAGGCGCTGGGCGCCGCATAA
- a CDS encoding metal ABC transporter permease, translating into MGILPSRRAIEHAGIAATALLALVMLGFIVLYWLQDFPVASGLYEQYRAFGRLMDAALGTNVFRHPFMWQSMSTGVFVGIVAPLVGTYLVHREMALIGETLAHTAFAGVAVGFLVGGVTGWDVPVLLSALVVAVLGALGVEWLAEHTDTYGDVPIAIMLTGSFAVGTLLISYGRGYTGINIESYLFGSLAVVTVEGARLMAILSVIVVGIIAATYKQMLFITFDEQAARVARLDVTWYNTLLIVMTAVVVVGAMQVLGIILVAAMLVIPVATATQLARSFRETLYLSIIFGQLAIIGGFAISVHQGLPSGGSIVIVAIALYLLAIGLAGRSNPLATR; encoded by the coding sequence ATGGGAATCCTCCCCAGCAGACGCGCCATCGAGCACGCCGGCATCGCCGCGACCGCGTTGCTTGCGCTAGTCATGCTCGGCTTCATCGTCCTCTACTGGCTGCAGGATTTCCCGGTCGCAAGCGGCCTCTACGAGCAGTATCGAGCCTTCGGCCGCCTGATGGACGCCGCCCTCGGGACGAACGTCTTCCGGCATCCGTTCATGTGGCAGTCGATGTCGACGGGCGTCTTCGTCGGTATCGTCGCGCCGCTTGTCGGCACCTATCTCGTCCACCGCGAGATGGCGCTCATCGGCGAGACGCTGGCCCATACCGCCTTCGCCGGCGTCGCCGTCGGCTTCCTCGTCGGCGGCGTCACCGGCTGGGACGTGCCCGTCCTGCTGTCGGCGCTGGTCGTCGCCGTCCTCGGTGCCCTCGGCGTCGAATGGCTCGCCGAACACACCGACACCTACGGCGACGTCCCCATCGCCATCATGCTCACCGGGAGTTTCGCGGTCGGGACGCTGCTCATCAGCTACGGCCGCGGCTACACGGGCATTAACATCGAGAGCTACCTCTTCGGGAGCCTCGCTGTCGTCACCGTCGAGGGCGCCCGCCTGATGGCCATCCTCAGCGTCATCGTCGTTGGCATTATCGCCGCGACCTACAAGCAGATGCTCTTCATCACCTTCGACGAGCAGGCCGCCCGCGTCGCTCGCCTCGACGTGACGTGGTACAACACCCTGCTTATCGTCATGACCGCCGTGGTCGTCGTCGGCGCGATGCAGGTCCTCGGTATCATCCTCGTCGCCGCGATGTTGGTCATCCCCGTCGCGACCGCGACCCAACTGGCCCGGAGCTTCCGGGAGACGCTGTATCTCTCCATCATCTTCGGTCAACTCGCCATCATCGGCGGCTTCGCCATCTCGGTCCATCAGGGGCTGCCCTCCGGTGGCTCCATCGTCATCGTCGCCATCGCGCTGTACCTGCTGGCTATCGGCCTCGCCGGTCGGTCCAACCCGCTTGCGACCCGCTAA
- the bioB gene encoding biotin synthase BioB has protein sequence MVYETGNETVDDAVRRVLDGETLDRTDGLALIAQPAEALAAGADIVRRHYSDGTVDACSIVNAKAGDCAEDCGFCAQSAHFDTGIDTYGFLGPEKVLEAAKRAEADGAQRFGIVVAEKGVSKEHRPDEWAEIVEAIRLVRDETDVEVDASLGLLTQAEAEELAAEGLNHYNHNIETSRRYFPEVVGTHSFEDRLKTLRRAKNAGMDLCAGVILGMGESPTDRVDAAIELQDIGVSSLPVNILNPVEGTPMGDADHADISKTEVLKTIAVYRFLHPDSRVRLTGGREVNLAPDEQHLPFEAGADGLLTGDYLTTEGQDPGDDIDIMQRAGLEPNREVNEFDPDEVKERHREPAPDTAVGTATSNAQSELDD, from the coding sequence GTGGTTTACGAGACAGGTAACGAAACGGTCGACGACGCGGTCCGGCGGGTACTCGACGGCGAAACCTTAGACCGGACCGATGGGCTGGCGCTTATCGCCCAACCGGCGGAGGCGCTGGCTGCGGGCGCCGATATCGTGCGCCGCCACTACTCGGACGGCACGGTCGACGCTTGCAGTATCGTCAACGCCAAAGCGGGCGATTGCGCGGAGGACTGCGGGTTCTGTGCGCAGTCGGCCCATTTCGACACCGGCATCGACACCTACGGCTTCCTCGGCCCGGAGAAGGTACTCGAAGCCGCAAAGCGAGCAGAAGCCGACGGTGCCCAGCGGTTCGGCATCGTCGTCGCTGAAAAGGGCGTCTCGAAGGAACACCGCCCCGACGAGTGGGCCGAAATCGTCGAGGCGATTCGCCTCGTTCGCGACGAAACCGATGTCGAGGTCGACGCCTCGCTCGGCCTGCTCACACAGGCGGAGGCTGAGGAACTCGCTGCTGAGGGACTCAACCACTACAATCACAACATCGAGACCTCCCGTCGGTACTTCCCGGAGGTCGTCGGCACCCACTCCTTCGAGGACCGCCTGAAGACGCTTCGCCGCGCGAAGAACGCGGGCATGGACCTCTGTGCCGGCGTCATCCTCGGGATGGGCGAATCGCCGACCGACCGCGTCGACGCTGCCATCGAACTGCAGGATATCGGCGTCTCGTCGCTGCCGGTCAACATTCTCAATCCCGTCGAGGGAACGCCGATGGGCGACGCCGACCACGCTGACATCTCGAAGACGGAGGTGCTCAAGACCATCGCCGTCTACCGCTTTTTACATCCCGATTCGCGGGTGCGACTGACGGGCGGCCGCGAGGTCAACCTCGCACCGGACGAACAGCACCTGCCCTTCGAGGCCGGTGCGGACGGCCTCCTGACAGGCGATTACCTCACGACGGAGGGCCAGGACCCCGGCGACGACATCGACATCATGCAGCGGGCCGGCCTGGAACCGAACCGCGAGGTGAACGAGTTCGACCCCGACGAGGTGAAAGAGCGGCACCGCGAACCGGCGCCTGATACCGCCGTCGGAACCGCAACGAGCAACGCACAGAGCGAACTGGACGACTGA
- a CDS encoding YbaK/EbsC family protein produces MHPRAEEFSERAAEEYDFDVEVHEFPEGTKTAADAAEAIGCDVAQIASSLAFDAAGDLVVVVTSGANRVNEPKLADLLDVDESEVSMADAGRIKETLGWSIGGVPPFCHDTSVPIFMDETLTEFEEVWGAAGTPEAVFPITPEMLRELSGAKVADVAD; encoded by the coding sequence ATGCACCCACGCGCCGAGGAGTTCAGCGAGCGTGCCGCCGAGGAGTACGACTTCGACGTCGAGGTCCACGAGTTTCCGGAGGGGACGAAGACCGCGGCCGACGCCGCCGAGGCCATCGGCTGTGACGTCGCCCAGATAGCCAGTTCGCTGGCGTTCGACGCGGCCGGCGACCTCGTCGTAGTCGTAACCAGCGGCGCCAACCGCGTCAACGAGCCGAAACTGGCCGACCTGCTCGACGTCGACGAAAGCGAAGTCTCGATGGCCGACGCCGGCCGCATCAAGGAGACGCTCGGCTGGTCCATCGGCGGCGTGCCGCCCTTCTGTCACGATACCTCCGTGCCGATATTTATGGACGAAACGCTAACCGAGTTCGAGGAGGTGTGGGGCGCCGCCGGAACGCCGGAGGCCGTCTTCCCCATCACGCCCGAGATGCTCCGGGAACTCTCGGGAGCGAAGGTCGCCGACGTTGCCGACTGA
- the trxA gene encoding thioredoxin codes for MSDAEDIEDIREQKKEQLQATAGSPGEPIHIESTDHLEEVLAENHVVLVDFYADWCGPCKMLAPTVEEIAAETDAAVAKVDIDELQNLAREYQVQGVPTLYLFVDGETADRMVGVQDKATLVEKIDANA; via the coding sequence ATGAGCGACGCAGAGGATATCGAGGACATCCGCGAACAGAAAAAAGAGCAACTGCAGGCGACCGCAGGCTCGCCGGGCGAGCCGATTCACATCGAAAGCACGGACCACCTCGAAGAGGTCCTCGCGGAGAACCACGTCGTCCTCGTGGACTTCTATGCCGACTGGTGTGGCCCCTGTAAGATGCTGGCACCGACCGTCGAGGAGATCGCGGCCGAAACCGACGCCGCGGTCGCGAAGGTCGACATCGACGAACTCCAGAACCTCGCGCGCGAGTATCAGGTGCAGGGCGTCCCGACGCTGTACCTGTTCGTCGACGGCGAAACCGCAGACCGGATGGTCGGCGTTCAGGACAAGGCGACGCTCGTCGAGAAGATCGACGCCAACGCCTGA
- the bioD gene encoding dethiobiotin synthase, which produces MNLAVVGTDTGVGKTVVTAALVARLRAEGTDASAVKPAQTGFPEDDDADYVRWACGDEAAATRLRTFGEPLAPAVAARRADDPIAYESLLADTRDAMADAEVSVIEGAGGLRVPLSNDPRKEIVDLVSDLDVPALVVARSGLGTLNHTALTVEALRNRGVSVLGVVLNRYEGASVAERTNPDELERMCDCPVWTLPESKLETPEAVRKLADNLPPVHRQMGE; this is translated from the coding sequence GTGAACCTTGCCGTCGTCGGCACGGATACGGGTGTCGGCAAGACCGTCGTGACGGCGGCGCTGGTCGCTCGCCTGCGAGCGGAGGGCACCGACGCCAGCGCCGTCAAGCCCGCCCAGACCGGCTTTCCGGAGGACGACGACGCCGACTACGTCCGGTGGGCCTGCGGGGACGAGGCGGCGGCCACCCGGCTGCGCACTTTCGGCGAACCGCTGGCACCCGCCGTGGCAGCGCGGCGGGCCGACGACCCCATCGCCTACGAGTCGCTCCTCGCGGATACCCGCGATGCGATGGCTGACGCCGAGGTCAGCGTCATCGAGGGCGCTGGCGGGCTTCGCGTCCCGCTGTCGAACGACCCGCGGAAGGAAATCGTCGACCTCGTTTCGGACCTCGACGTGCCGGCGCTCGTCGTCGCACGGTCGGGCTTGGGCACGCTGAACCACACGGCTTTGACCGTCGAGGCGCTTCGGAATCGTGGCGTATCGGTCCTCGGAGTCGTGCTGAACCGCTACGAGGGCGCGTCGGTCGCCGAACGCACCAATCCCGACGAACTCGAACGGATGTGTGACTGTCCGGTGTGGACACTGCCGGAGTCGAAACTGGAGACGCCTGAAGCCGTCCGAAAACTCGCCGATAACCTGCCGCCGGTCCACAGACAGATGGGGGAGTGA
- a CDS encoding aminotransferase class I/II-fold pyridoxal phosphate-dependent enzyme produces MSLQHAHGFDLEARLRERERQGLRRSLDPVEEVAGRARVAEDPNGDAPAFGEERLVFAANNYLGLAGDERVAAAAAKAAREIGTGAGASRLVVGDTPAHRSLERRLAAEKDAERALAFSSGYAANVGTITALDPDVIFSDELNHASIVDGARLSGAAIEVYDHCDASALADAMADRAETAAPGESWLVVTDSVFSMDGDVAPLETICDVADEYGAWTMVDEAHATGVYEGGIVGKRGLTDRVDVQLGTLSKALGAQGGFVAGDETLIEHLLNAARSFVFSTGLAPPAAAAAERALELASERRDALKTNVERLREGLDALGYEVWGDTHILPVVVGDRDDALALDERLREAGIVAPAIRPPTVPEGTSRIRLAPQATHTTADIDRCLAAFEAADEEAGLL; encoded by the coding sequence ATGAGCCTCCAGCACGCCCACGGATTCGACCTCGAAGCACGCCTCCGTGAGCGCGAACGGCAGGGCCTCCGCCGGTCGCTGGACCCAGTCGAGGAGGTTGCTGGCCGCGCTCGCGTCGCCGAGGACCCGAACGGCGACGCGCCGGCCTTCGGCGAGGAGCGTCTGGTCTTCGCCGCGAACAACTACCTCGGACTGGCGGGCGACGAGCGCGTGGCGGCCGCCGCAGCGAAGGCGGCCCGCGAAATTGGCACCGGTGCCGGCGCCTCCCGACTCGTCGTCGGCGATACGCCCGCGCACCGCTCGCTCGAACGCCGACTGGCCGCAGAGAAGGACGCCGAGCGCGCGCTGGCGTTCTCGTCGGGATACGCGGCAAACGTCGGGACGATTACCGCACTCGACCCCGACGTCATCTTCTCCGACGAACTGAACCACGCAAGCATCGTCGACGGCGCGCGGCTCTCGGGCGCTGCTATCGAGGTCTACGACCACTGCGATGCGAGCGCACTCGCCGACGCGATGGCTGACCGGGCGGAGACGGCTGCACCCGGAGAATCGTGGCTCGTCGTCACCGACTCGGTCTTCTCGATGGACGGCGACGTGGCACCGCTGGAAACCATCTGCGACGTTGCTGACGAATACGGCGCGTGGACGATGGTCGACGAGGCTCACGCTACGGGCGTCTACGAGGGCGGCATTGTCGGCAAGCGTGGCCTGACCGACCGCGTGGACGTCCAGTTGGGCACGCTATCGAAAGCCCTCGGCGCGCAGGGCGGGTTCGTCGCCGGAGACGAGACGCTCATCGAGCACCTGCTCAACGCCGCCCGGTCGTTCGTCTTCTCGACGGGACTGGCACCACCCGCGGCGGCCGCGGCCGAACGCGCGCTGGAACTGGCGTCCGAGCGGCGCGATGCGTTAAAAACGAACGTCGAACGCCTCCGCGAGGGCCTCGACGCGCTCGGCTACGAGGTGTGGGGCGATACCCACATCCTGCCTGTCGTTGTCGGTGACCGCGACGACGCGCTCGCGCTGGACGAGCGCCTGCGGGAGGCCGGCATCGTCGCCCCGGCAATCCGTCCGCCGACGGTCCCTGAGGGCACGAGTCGGATTCGACTCGCGCCGCAGGCGACCCACACGACGGCCGATATCGACCGCTGTCTGGCGGCGTTCGAGGCCGCCGACGAGGAGGCCGGTCTGCTGTGA
- a CDS encoding transcriptional regulator — protein MDDINFAVLGTGGIGRRALDYSTRKDHLTPVAACDRHGVAVDHDGLDVEELLAATEGNIASEGRRPSEEASGDHREPRADGGTQAVKQSGAMKGVAASVQAEPTETPIDDIIAESDTIDAVLIALPNLEHDFIPNVGERFAEADYEGVLVDVLKRSRVIDILDEREETYEDSGITFVCGAGATPGFLTGAAALAAQSFVEIEAVEIHWGVGLKSGYEDNRGTVREDIAHLDGYDIETARNLTDEEIEEIVAEHDGRIEFTDMEHADDVLLERAGICDAEDVTVGGVLDVRSDEKPTTTTVRVTGRTFDGERGTNTFQLDDATSMEANVNGPALGYLKAGVRRNRAGEYGVFGPADLMPGF, from the coding sequence ATGGACGACATCAACTTCGCCGTTCTCGGCACCGGTGGCATCGGCCGACGAGCACTCGACTACTCCACGCGGAAGGACCATCTCACCCCCGTCGCGGCGTGTGACCGCCACGGCGTCGCCGTCGACCACGACGGTCTCGACGTCGAGGAACTGCTGGCTGCGACGGAAGGCAACATAGCAAGCGAGGGGCGACGCCCCTCGGAAGAAGCGAGCGGCGACCATCGTGAGCCGCGAGCAGATGGTGGTACGCAAGCGGTCAAACAATCCGGCGCGATGAAAGGCGTCGCGGCCTCCGTACAGGCCGAACCCACGGAAACGCCGATTGACGACATCATCGCCGAATCGGACACCATCGACGCCGTCCTCATCGCCCTGCCGAACCTCGAACACGACTTCATCCCGAACGTCGGCGAGCGCTTCGCCGAGGCCGATTACGAGGGCGTTCTCGTGGACGTGCTCAAGCGCTCCCGCGTCATCGACATCCTCGACGAGCGCGAAGAAACCTACGAGGATTCGGGTATCACTTTCGTCTGTGGCGCGGGTGCAACGCCGGGCTTCCTGACGGGCGCCGCGGCGCTCGCCGCCCAGTCCTTCGTCGAAATCGAGGCGGTCGAAATCCACTGGGGCGTCGGCCTCAAATCGGGCTACGAGGACAACCGTGGCACCGTCCGGGAGGATATCGCCCATCTCGATGGCTACGACATCGAGACCGCGCGCAATCTCACCGACGAGGAAATCGAGGAAATCGTCGCCGAACACGACGGCCGAATCGAGTTCACCGACATGGAACACGCCGACGACGTCCTGCTGGAACGCGCCGGTATCTGCGATGCCGAGGACGTCACCGTCGGCGGGGTCCTTGACGTCCGCTCCGACGAGAAGCCCACGACGACCACCGTCCGCGTGACCGGGCGCACGTTCGACGGCGAGCGCGGGACGAACACGTTCCAACTCGACGACGCGACGAGCATGGAGGCCAACGTCAACGGCCCCGCACTCGGTTATCTGAAGGCCGGCGTCCGCCGGAACCGCGCCGGCGAATACGGCGTCTTCGGGCCCGCCGACCTGATGCCCGGATTTTAA
- a CDS encoding metal ABC transporter ATP-binding protein, giving the protein MPPAVSLENVTFAYGDQPAVEDVTLTVEQGDFLGLVGPNGSGKTTLLHLMLGLNSPDEGTIELFGEPVDEFEAGERIGYVSQQATEKGSTMPVTVREVVTMGRFAHAGIGRLTDADEAAVTEALDTVGITDLADRRINQLSGGQRQRAYIARALASEADLLALDEPTVGVDAESRDAFYHLLDSLNDDGITIILIEHDIGVVTDCADHIACINRELYHHGDTESFVESNALEEAYGTSGQVLHHHH; this is encoded by the coding sequence GTGCCTCCTGCCGTCTCCCTCGAGAACGTCACGTTCGCCTACGGCGACCAGCCGGCCGTCGAGGACGTCACCCTCACCGTCGAGCAGGGCGATTTCCTCGGGCTGGTCGGCCCGAACGGCTCCGGGAAGACGACGCTTTTGCATCTGATGCTCGGCCTCAACTCGCCCGACGAGGGCACCATCGAACTCTTCGGCGAACCCGTTGACGAGTTCGAGGCCGGCGAGCGCATCGGCTACGTCTCTCAGCAGGCGACCGAGAAGGGCTCGACTATGCCCGTCACCGTCCGCGAAGTCGTGACGATGGGCCGCTTTGCCCACGCCGGAATCGGCCGCCTTACCGACGCCGACGAGGCCGCCGTCACCGAGGCTCTCGATACGGTCGGCATCACCGACCTCGCCGACCGCCGCATCAACCAGCTCTCGGGCGGCCAGCGCCAGCGGGCTTACATCGCCCGCGCGCTGGCCTCTGAGGCCGACCTGCTCGCGCTCGACGAGCCGACCGTCGGCGTCGACGCCGAATCCCGTGACGCCTTCTATCACTTGCTGGATTCGCTGAACGACGACGGCATCACCATCATCCTCATCGAACACGACATCGGCGTCGTCACCGACTGTGCGGACCACATCGCCTGTATCAACCGCGAACTCTACCACCACGGCGACACCGAATCGTTCGTCGAAAGCAACGCACTCGAAGAGGCCTACGGAACCAGCGGTCAGGTCCTCCACCACCACCACTGA